The Anticarsia gemmatalis isolate Benzon Research Colony breed Stoneville strain chromosome 18, ilAntGemm2 primary, whole genome shotgun sequence DNA window CCTCGTCCGGCGACACCTGGCACGATAGCGCGGGGAACTTCTTGTACAGCGCGGCGCGGTACTTGGGGTGGCTGATACCATATACAATGGGGTTGTACACGGCATTAGCCTTCGCGAACAACGAGCCCCAGATCGTAGCAAGGGGACTGATCGGCGCACTCTCGAACACGCCTGTATAGTTGATCACGAGGTACGGCGTCCACGCCATGAACCACAGAGAAATGGTCATCAGAGCCACCTTAGCCAACTTGCATTCTGCGCTCGTGTTAGCCGCTTCGGAAGACCTCAGAGAAACGACGTTCATCTTCTTGGCTTGTTCCCTCATCGCCTTCTCGTGAGCTGCGACGGCCTGCACGATGAAGAAGTAAGAGTAGATGATGAGCAACAGTGGCATGAAGTACACGAAGATGGAGTACACCAGGATGTAGCTGCGGCTGAACCAGTCCTTGGTCAAGTAGTCAGTTCCGCACGCGGTCATGTTGCCCTCGGGCACGTAGCGGTTCCATCCGAAGAACGGCGCCAAGGTCCACATCATTGAAAAGAACCAGATGCCGAATATGCGCGTCATCGCTCCGTTGTTAGTCAATGGCTGTGCGGCGATACCCTTCACGATCACGTTGTAACGGTCAAAGGCGATCATAGTCATGGTCCAGATAGAAGCGCAACCGAACAGAGAACCGGCGCAACCGTACAGCTCACAAGCGAATGGTCCAAACACCCACGTCTCGTTATAACAGTTTATCACCATCGCTGGAGACATGGCGCACATCATGAGGAAGTCAGAGAACGCGAGGTTCACCACCAGCAAGTTGGATGGCGTCTTTAGATTCTTTGTGGTCATGAATATGTAGATCACCATGCCGTTGCCGACGATAGAAATGAATCCGAGAACACCGATAGTGAAGCCGAGCAGTCCGTGCCAGAGCGGGTTCATGGGTGGGAACTGGTACCAGTGAGGGTCGACCATGTGCAGCATGTCCGCGGGGACCTTGTCTACGACGGTCTGGTTGACTCCTTGACCGCCCCATGACTGCAGGGCTGCGATACCTGGTCCGAGATCTAGAGCTGACGCCATTGTTGCTCAGGATATCGCTGCGAGGTGCGAGATGGTTACTTCAAAAGAGCTGAAGAAAATCGTAAACGAACTACTTCAGTCTTGAACGTGAACCAATCCCGTGATGCGGCGAGGCTGCCGAGGCGGTGGAGACTACTCGATGTTTGTTGTTCTGTGTACCTCTTATATACTGATACCTTAAGGATTAAATGTGACGTCGCCAAGAAAATCGATATACCTAATGAGATATTAGTTTTTAAGACTGTTtccttacaaaaataatttcaataacttAAACTTATAGTGATTCATAACACATTTcattttgttgtttctttttcGGCTCcaagttataatatatgttgaTTGATAGAATGAAAAAGATACTTTAAGCGTTATCTGAAAGTAACGAAACTTTTCTGAAAATAGCCTCCTAAAGCAAGAATTTGCGACTAATTGCAGGAATTAGTTCCTTGCTCACAGAAAGTAGTTCCAGTAGGCATTCCAGGTCCTATATTATGCAATTAGGTGAATTAATCCCGCGTTTCAAGCGAGAAGAGAAATTAAGTTCCtaagttttttataaatcattacACCTTCAATCAtttatcatttgtttttattattaatttcacaaTAAGTAGGTTCTACATATTCGACTCTAgaactatttacataattagAGTCACTGAACACAttgtcgtaggttcgattctgTTCACCACTTGACAGAACTTCGGCATACACTACTTTATCATTGCCAATTACTTTGTTagtacttgttttattattttctaagctTGCGTAAATTAATTCTGGTCCGGTGTGCTTTGTAtcattagtaattttaatattttgaggatttctaaaacattttgGTATCGGTTTTGTGTATAAAGTTTCTTCAGGAAGGCTGTAGATTATGTTAGCGTTGGTCTGGTCTCTGGGTACTGCATAGTTTGACTCCAATTGCGCAGGAAACGATGGTATAGCTTCATCGTTGTGATGTTGTTGTATATTCtggaatataaaaaagaaatcaaaatGTAAACTTCATATTAGTGTCTTCAGGCTTTtgcaaagaatttaaaaaaggtCAAATCAGATAAGTGTGTATTGTAATTGGCTTTGCCCCGAAAATCATAATActtttgttaagtaattacGAGAGTAGACTCTTGCCCAGATgtagattaaatttaattttagacaCGTCGAAGgcttacgggcggcttgaaaaactttgacactaagttgaccattAATCATACCTTAAGTAAAATaagtgatatatatttttatatttcatcttCGTCATTAagtattacttaaaatttaagtaaatcagtacggtaaaaaaaaattcatgaAGTTTGATTTCGTGAGTTCGTGTATTACCTGTGTTAGACGTTTTCGTTTCCTCATCTTGTATATAGCAAATATAGCGACGCAAATCAGCAAGGCAAATACCACAATGCCTATGATAGTTAGCGTAGACTCGGAGACGCcgtctataaaaaatataaaaatatgttttccatTGAACTTGCAGAGAAACAAGTGTGCTTTTGATTTGCTTTTCATAATCCTACACAACCCACACTGAAACCAGTAGTACGATTTCCGGCCATTATTGAGTATCGATAACAGCTTGTTGAAATTTCTCGATGAAAATCGGATGAGTATTTCTAGCAGGTACCTTAAGAAAcaattttgtagtacattttaaacaatacttgatagtaccgactcCGAATCGAGGCGCTCGTGGCTAGTTGCaatcaccggtcggtaaacgatcagtgggtaaagcaaccttggcgcggacatgccatagatgggtggccgcatagtggtatttgaactgagcgtctccgtgcttcggagggcacgtaaaaagtcggtcccggttgttatcaataacataacagtcgttaagccatgtcaaaggccttcgggtggcttgaacaactttgacactaggttgaccactgaccatacgacatatgatatgatatgagtACCGACTCCAGGAAATCAATCgtaaaagattataaataagTCACAGGGATCCGTTTTTACACTTTGGTTACGAAACCCTAAAGTGTGAATACgtagatttttttcaaaaaggtTATTACGATTGTTTAAATGGTGTTATTGACGGTATTCTGCTTAAAGTCGGGATCACTATCatacttatcaaaatatttatattggcttagcctttgatccaaactatgttggagttagcttccagtctcaccgaatgcagctggatATCAGTGTTTtgcatggagcgactgcctatctgacatccacaacccagtactgggttacaacacgatactcttcggtaagactggttgcagactttcaagcttctgactactgttaacgactgtcaaagatctgcgaaaatgacagccgggactcacaatttaacgtgccttccgaatcACGGAAGAACTCGacatgtgtaagatggtcagccatccacagaacaacctcagcaagcatagcttaacctcagatcgatccgcgcggctgtcgttaactaagccacgagctactCAACCATCATACTTATCaaagtaaaagttaaaaaataccttCATAAACAACAATGCCAGAGAAAACTAACCTGCTTCCAGACTATTAGGGGTAATTGTAGTAGTAGTAATCTTCTTGTtgtaagaagaagaagtagtAGTAGCAACAGAAGATGTTTGAAGGcggaaaaatatgtttatttcccCTAAAATCTTGTCAGCACTGGTCCCTTCTGTATAGACGCCCTCTTTTAAAACACATAGAATACTGGTGTTGTCGTGATCTGAAGTTAATGTGAGTTTCTTGACACGTTCGTTCATGTTTTCTTCTGGTGGCAAAgctgaaaaatttaaaaaataaattattagagTTTGAACATCAAGGACTTAAGTATGACTTCCTGTAGTCTTGAAtcgcacgtttggcgcagtggtttaagcggtcatcTCACCACAACCGGTACGCCGCgtatggtgggtttgaatcccacccgggacaaatctttgtgtgaagagcacgagtatttgttttgagccttgttgtcaatttatctatataagtatatatttagaagtatataattaagtatgtttatcagttatttagttaccatattacaagctcagcttagtttggaattaaatgaccgcgtgtgagttgtccaataatatttaatattcaatttaatagtaTAGTTTTTCCACAGTGAAAAATACTGTCTCAGGTGTATTGCagcgatagccgagtggtataagttggtacctcctacgcaagtggtcgatggtttaAACCCAAGGCAATacactaatgactttttgaagttatgtgtgggaaaaaaatatcacttgctctaaccgtgaaggaaaacatcgtgatgagaATTAGcctaaaaatgattaaataggtaggtacatttctTTCGAGACATGCGCCAAAGttctcaacccgcacttggcaagcgtggtggactcaaggccttacccctcccccGTTTAGAAAGACCTTTGCCCAGGAGTGGGATATCAATTggataaaaatatgtgttttaattaaatttatacaaagACGTACCTGTGTGGTTTAAACTTAAATACGTTGTTTTATCAAACTCGGCAGTCTTGTAACACCGTACCTCAACATTTTCACCGTCCATATACTCATAGACATAGCTTAAGGAACCATAATCATCATCGCAGtggtaatatttcataataatattgttactttGATCTAAATTTGTACGCAATGGCATGCTATCTACGGTATGTATTTCTGAAACATAAATATGCGtcgatttaaatatattttattatttacaatgctTTATATCAAAATAAGCTAATTATAATTCCAGTCTGACAAAGAaccgtgggttaagcaaccgttggcgcggtcattctatagatggttgaccgcatagtggtatttgaactgggcgtctccgtacttcggagggcatgtaaaaagtcggtcccggttgtagtctactaaggtaacagtcgttaggACATGTCAAAgtcctttcgggcggcttgaacaactttgacactaggttgaccattaacgatacgataagaagaagactctCTATGAGTAGACTACTCGTAGTACCTAGGAACTTACCTTTTAACAGCATAGTAAAAGTAATCCAAACGTGCTCTATTACTGTATCTCCAAGTTTTGCATAAAATTCCTCCTTCCAATTAGGTGtgggttttatttttttctcaattttattacctactgtaattataaataaattaggctaataattttatttctcaacatttaaaataacaagcaatgaaagccgagtggtataagttggtaccttcCACGAAAGTGTTtacaggttcgaatccgaggcaacataCATTGGTATgttgacttttcgaagttatgtatgtattataaatcattatctcttgttccaacggtgaaggaaaacatcgtgatacaaccTTGCACTCCTAAGGGTTCAGTTTTTGAAGGTCAAATTTATGtttatgcaaagtctccaacccgcaattggccagcatggtggtctcaaggcctaacccgtcCCTCATTGCGGGATGTGACCCTTGCCCACCagagggacattaatgggttagattatagattatattttaaaacttatatactGTGGAGGTACGAGTTGTTATGGTCCTCCAACACAatgggaggatcctccgaccaggcgaggtgatcatgcctggtgggcctaggcggCCCGCCCGTTCTAGTCGGGAACtcgtataatatacatatatagtcaattgcagtgcaaactctGATAGCgtgattcaggacttgtgacgtcagtcactgTGCGAGTTAGTGGTTGTGCGCTTGTACCATTAGATGTCGCTGTATATAGCTATCCGCTACATTACTATTATGTTTACCTTGATCGCGAGGATCAGCTGATATTAATCTtagactattattataaatataacttttaatttctAATTGTTCTTGCGAATAATATCCGTAGTTGTAATAAACATGTGTTTTTTTGTCCTTTTTTAGGTTTCCTCGCACAATCATATTATTGATTGTAACATTTACGATGTCTGAAAcaaagtacttatttaatatcAGTGGTTTTACGTGGTCTCCGAGGCACGAAGGTCTACGACCTCATCTCCCTAACTCCGTGCAATCTCAGAAATTTTTAAcagataatttagaaaatattttctggctcgacctaggattcgaacccgagacctctcacCTGGCAGTgacatacactaccgaccgggCCATTCCCTTAtcctaatatacatataattagcaatcatgtttttaaacatacttactttcaaaattttcctttaaaacaaatttaacatcGACCTGAGTTATTTCAGGTTCTAATTCACAAGTGCATATGCAAATCATATGGGTATTGTTATGTTCACTTCGAAGCCTAAACCAAAGATGAATGCTGAAGTTTGAAGACGAACTCCATTTCAGtcctaaaaaaaaacatttatcgttaaatacaataatatattttatatttaaaccttTATCTACAAACTAGCGTTTTTTCCTTCCTCgtatataagtatttacatCAGTTACATCATAATTTAATGTGCAATGAAAATAGTTAGCTTAACTCCCATACTTCGAGAAATCACTGATATTCTCGTTTAAAGAACTTTAACTTTTTGGCGCTCGaaaactattttagttttgGACCGCCAGAGGCAGTATTATAAATCGACTTGCTTTCGCCCGCAACAttgtccgcgtggtttgtgacttaagacGGAGTTTTTATCCAAGCTTGATCGCCTTTATTATCTTACCCTTGGGGGTAacattgatcaaaatcctttcttaacgaatgcctacgttataacatctagctgcatgccaaatttcagcccgatcgtCCAtcagtttcggctgtgcgttgatagatcactttGCTAATCAGTCTGTCACCTTTAAGCTATATATTAtgttcagatttttttaataagaaatggAGTGATTACCAATCAGCGGTCCATGCTGTGATTCTAACTTCACGGAGCAGCTAGGTTTAGGACTGATGCAGGACACTTTAATATCATCGCCGTCCAAGTAATAATAAGTAGCCTGGTAAAGCCCAGGTGATGATCTCCGTGCCTTCTGGACTATGTCGTTAATCAGGACCGTCTGTTGAGGTTCTAGCAAACAAGAAGACAATAAGGATCCTTATTAcacattatgtttaaaaatccgGCTAAGTGCGCGAAgtactcgcgcacgaagggttccgtaccaaaaaatacgtaaaaacccgtttattgtatggggacgcccttaatattttttttaagttttagtatTGTTGTTTTGCGGTTtgtgagatacagcctggagacagacagactgacttCGGAGGTCGTGTCgagttttaccctttgggtacggaacccttaaaaactaaactttctCCAACACTTTAAAGCCagaatattgataaataataatctctACTTACTCGCATCTTTGATatatacatcaaaataaatatattttgttgtaccAAACTCGTTTACATCCCGTGTTATGCACATCCATTTATCGCTCATGTCGTATGTTGCATTGGGTATCTGAAAAACAGAGATTAATTAtgaaagactagctgacccgcgcaacttcgcttgcgtccaataagagagaatgggtgaaatttttccccgtttttgtaacattttttactggaactctgctccttttgggtcgtagcgtgatgatatacgagtatagcctatgtcctttcttgggtatcaaaatatctccataccaaatttcatgcacattggttcagtagtttatgcatgtttgagtaacagacagacagaaagacagagttactttcgcatttataatattagtatggattactaAGATCATAGTGCCTCGCCTCTGCGATCTTAGCATTACGTAGATTTTCACTTCCTCGGTCATTCGTAGCATTTGGTCCTCTTTCTAGGAAAGTGACGAAGTCATCATCTCCGTTTGAGCCTTCGCCGTTGCTGTTGACAATATTGTTGCACCCAATAGCACATTTGTACGtttgtataatagaaaattatcgTGTTGCACCCAATAATAGCCCATTTCACCcgaaattcttttatttttaacccccgacgcaaaaagaggggtgttaaaGTTTggcgtgtctgtctgtctgtgtgtatgtgtgtcTATCTGTCTGTGCCATCATAACttccgaacggatgcagtgatttcaatttcaGCCGTTAAGGTTGTAGGGAGTGAAAGTGAAGGAAGGAGAGGAAATTTACTGGGATGGTGTCTCAAATAGCTTTGTATGATGATAAAGTTGATGGTTGAAATATATGAATCGTTTGGCCTAACTTACCAATCTattagaagtaataaaaaaattaagtttacaTAGGGggtgattaattttttttatttaattaaattattgactCACTTGAATTAAACAACTTTTTGCAACAACATCAGGTGTTCTATTATATTCGCCAAATATTGTCTCGTCGCGGAAGCTTTTGCATCTGAAAATTACAGAATAGCGCCTATGGCCATCAAATAGTTAGTTGTCACGCtactactattgcgtcgggaggtcgtgggtgtgattcccacacggagcaattatttgtgcgatccacagatTATTGATTGGGGTCTGCaagtactttgtgtccgttgtttgtatgtttgtttaagtCCCGCAGTCGGGTAAATATAGAATTAATGTTACCTACATTATGTTACGAACTGCCCATGCCCCTTTAAAAGTAATATGAAATCGTTGGTTCACCGTCACTTCAAAGAATTCTCTGTTGTTTGAGTCGTACAAGTTATATACAATATCATTGTTTTCATctgaaatgtaaatttttaacacaaataaaaatgttatatgggGAAAAGGAAAGGAGGAAAATgactcggatggggtctcaaatagcttcgtatgatgagaaagttggtggtgggaatatTAGAACGGCTTAACCTAACTATCCAATCTATAAAaggtatgaaaaaaaaatcgagggttattaaaatttttatatttatagtctgttatgcagtacattttaaatgtcaaactctctaaACTCCATACTACCGTCTGATGAGAATTGCGGTACAGAACTAgtggattataataaaaaagcctTTGTACTCACAAGCGTCGGCAGAATAACAGTTCAccactaacaaaataaataattgcaaataATCCATTTTAATCACAACACcattaaactaatattgtttataacttcataataaaaattattactaattattactaaaaacGATCAAAATGCACGATCGCGTCATTTCCCGTtgtataacataataaacatataacagGAAACTAATATAACAattgtgtgtgagttgtccaattatatttagttatttatttaaataacaattcaaCACATCTATCGACTAAACACCggaaaaataattcattttaataatattacatattatatcctACTAAAACTATAAACGAGAAATGTTTGTGAGaatggatgtatggatgtttgttactctatcaCGAAAAAACCACTGAGTGGATTTAGACAAAATGTAGCAATGATAACgccctcctagccgatatctaGCTGCTGCATtcagtcctgcacagatggccagtttcaatgaactggccatctgtgcaggactttgtttgtagtgtccaagtgtgtgcacaatacacaggtacactctctattccttcactctaatagtccggtgggactgataaccgacacgaccagtaagGGGTTTCTCCGGGGTGCTCTCCGAGGCAAAGAGGTCTATGACCTCAACTGCCTGACTCAGGTTATctctaaaaaaatcttaacagaaaatctgaGGAAAGACTTCATGGcctgacccaggattcgaacccgagatcttTTGCGTGatagtcgcatacactaccgaccacgccacGAAGACAGTCATGTCATCAAATGTAGttctgatagcttataacctggattataACATTGGATACTTTTAC harbors:
- the LOC142980746 gene encoding uncharacterized protein LOC142980746 encodes the protein MLYFIIIVCFISSGFSKKQSTDIYLGTKMLIRQTPQDYVVYNELNISPNKPFNIYLTEYTAEDIKCWMSGYPKQINTFEYVYPHSVINVPRLNTDMNGVWKCNVKENSKNIPKFLLLPIHVVGASSPQMVLVNRVILPTRVHSIGLYSASYEYSDGDAIDVACVSSDSDCVAHIDFEKQPVYETVQVLSSEFSVGFHTNLSHDHKNTYFICKCIYPNETSTSTSIKTTFVLQTKFEEVTHLEINGREIKGTRAKGKYNYFQYNYAYTNNLPINITTYTNRKDIVLKMTYYNCNISNHQNNGTRSSLQFKPNKYSTLIHDAKVKSTQYSLQETVAVTFIPVKMGDENNDIVYNLYDSNNREFFEVTVNQRFHITFKGAWAVRNIICKSFRDETIFGEYNRTPDVVAKSCLIQIPNATYDMSDKWMCITRDVNEFGTTKYIYFDVYIKDAKPQQTVLINDIVQKARRSSPGLYQATYYYLDGDDIKVSCISPKPSCSVKLESQHGPLIGLKWSSSSNFSIHLWFRLRSEHNNTHMICICTCELEPEITQVDVKFVLKENFENIVNVTINNMIVRGNLKKDKKTHVYYNYGYYSQEQLEIKSYIYNNSLRLISADPRDQVGNKIEKKIKPTPNWKEEFYAKLGDTVIEHVWITFTMLLKEIHTVDSMPLRTNLDQSNNIIMKYYHCDDDYGSLSYVYEYMDGENVEVRCYKTAEFDKTTYLSLNHTALPPEENMNERVKKLTLTSDHDNTSILCVLKEGVYTEGTSADKILGEINIFFRLQTSSVATTTSSSYNKKITTTTITPNSLEADGVSESTLTIIGIVVFALLICVAIFAIYKMRKRKRLTQNIQQHHNDEAIPSFPAQLESNYAVPRDQTNANIIYSLPEETLYTKPIPKCFRNPQNIKITNDTKHTGPELIYASLENNKTSTNKVIGNDKVVYAEVLSSGEQNRTYDNVFSDSNYVNSSRVEYVEPTYCEINNKNK